Proteins encoded together in one Falco peregrinus isolate bFalPer1 chromosome 2, bFalPer1.pri, whole genome shotgun sequence window:
- the RBM47 gene encoding RNA-binding protein 47 isoform X2 gives MVLGAEVGSRFYQAVNEFDTMTAEDSTARMSNDSSNVATTKVPEGVAGAPNEAALLALMARTGYSMIQENGQRKYGGPPPGWEGLHPPRGCEVFVGKIPRDVYEDELVPVFESVGRIYEMRLMMDFDGKNRGYAFVMYTQKHEAKRAVRELNNYEIRPGRLLGVCCSVDNCRLFIGGIPKMKKREEILEEIAKVTEGVLDVIVYASAADKMKNRGFAFVEYESHRAAAMARRKLMPGRIQLWGHQIAVDWAEPEIDVDEDVMETVKILYVRNLMIETTEDTIKKVFGQFNPGCVERVKKIRDYAFVHFATRDDAIHAMNNLNGVELEGSCLEVTLAKPVDKEQYTRYQKAAKGGAAATPEVTQQPNYVYSCDPYTLAYYGYPYNALIGPNRDYFVKGSIRGRGRGAAGNRAPGPRGSYLGGYSAGRGIYSRYHEGKGKQQEKGYELVPNLELPAVNTVAIKPGAVAIPAISAQYSMFQTAPPAKMMEDGKIHTVEHIINPIAVQQDPASAAAAAAAAAAAVIPAVSTPPPFQGRPITPVYTMAPNVQRIPAAGIYGTSYVPFAAPAAATATIATLQKNAAAAAAAAAYGGYAGYIPPAFPATTIQVPIHDVYQTY, from the exons GTTTTATCAGGCTGTGAATGAGTTTGACACCATGACTGCTGAGGACTCTACTGCAAGGATGAGCAACGATTCCTCCAATGTGGCTACCACAAAAGTCCCTGAAGGTGTTGCTGGTGCACCCAAtgaggcagctctgctggccctCATGGCACGCACTGGATATAGCATGATCCAGGAGAACGGGCAACGCAAGTATGGTGGTCCTCCTCCTGGCTGGGAAGGCCTGCACCCTCCTCGTGGCTGTGAAGTCTTTGTGGGCAAAATCCCCCGTGACGTCTATGAAGATGAGCTTGTCCCTGTGTTCGAGTCTGTGGGCCGCATCTACGAAATGCGCCTGATGATGGACTTTGATGGGAAAAACCGTGGCTACGCCTTTGTGATGTACACACAGAAGCACGAGGCGAAGCGTGCCGTCAGGGAGCTGAACAACTATGAAATCCGTCCCGGCAGGCTGCTGGGTGTGTGCTGTAGTGTGGATAACTGCCGGCTCTTCATCGGAGGCATTCCCAAGatgaagaagagagaggagatcCTGGAAGAGATTGCCAAGGTGACGGAAGGCGTGCTGGATGTCATTGTGTATGCCAGCGCTGCAGACAAGATGAAGAACAGAGGTTTTGCCTTTGTGGAGTATGAGAGCCATAGAGCAGCAGCAATGGCCAGGAGGAAACTCATGCCGGGAAGGATCCAGTTGTGGGGCCACCAGATTGCTGTTGACTGGGCAGAACCAGAGATAGATGTTGATGAAGATGTCATGGAGACTGTTAAAATCCTCTATGTGAGGAATTTAATGATTGAGACCACAGAGGACACTATTAAAAAGGTCTTTGGGCAGTTTAACCCTGGCTGTGTAGAGCGGGTGAAAAAAATACGTGATTACGCCTTTGTGCACTTTGCAACCAGGGATGATGCCATTCATGCCATGAACAACCTTAACGGTGTCGAACTGGAAGGCTCATGCCTGGAGGTTACCTTGGCCAAGCCAGTAGACAAGGAGCAATACACTCGCtaccagaaagcagcaaaaggaggGGCCGCAGCGACGCCTGAAGTAACTCAGCAACCTAATTATGTTTACTCTTGTGATCCGTACACACTAGCATATTATGGATATCCATACAATGCCTTGATTGGGCCCAACAGAGATTACTTTGTGAAAG GCAGCATACGAGGCAGAGGGCGAGGTGCAGCTGGCAACAGAGCCCCGGGCCCCAGGGGCTCCTACCTGGGGGGATACTCCGCTGGCCGTGGCATCTACAGCAGGTACCATGAAggcaaaggaaagcagcaagagaaaggaTACGAGCTGGTACCCAACTTGGAGTTACCTGCGGTCAATACAGTGGCCATTAAGCCTGGTGCAG TGGCCATCCCTGCCATCAGTGCCCAGTACTCCATGTTTCAGACCGCTCCACCAGCCAAGATGATGGAAGACGGCAAAATCCACACTGTTGAGCACATCATCAACCCTATAGCTGTTCAGCAGGACCCAGCTAGCGCAGCAGCTGccgcagcagctgcagctgcagctgtaatACCGGCTGTCTCAACACCTCCCCCCTTCCAG GGCCGCCCCATCACGCCGGTGTACACCATGGCTCCCAATGTGCAGCGGATCCCCGCCGCTGGGATTTATGGGACAAGTTACGTGCCATTCGCAGCACCcgctgcagcaacagcaacgATAGCCACGCTACAGAAGAACGCggctgctgccgctgccgctgctgccTATGGGGGATATGCTGGCTACATCCCCCCGGCGTTCCCAGCCACGACCATTCAGGTCCCTATCCATGATGTCTACCAGACGTACTGA
- the RBM47 gene encoding RNA-binding protein 47 isoform X4 produces the protein MLSVRFYQAVNEFDTMTAEDSTARMSNDSSNVATTKVPEGVAGAPNEAALLALMARTGYSMIQENGQRKYGGPPPGWEGLHPPRGCEVFVGKIPRDVYEDELVPVFESVGRIYEMRLMMDFDGKNRGYAFVMYTQKHEAKRAVRELNNYEIRPGRLLGVCCSVDNCRLFIGGIPKMKKREEILEEIAKVTEGVLDVIVYASAADKMKNRGFAFVEYESHRAAAMARRKLMPGRIQLWGHQIAVDWAEPEIDVDEDVMETVKILYVRNLMIETTEDTIKKVFGQFNPGCVERVKKIRDYAFVHFATRDDAIHAMNNLNGVELEGSCLEVTLAKPVDKEQYTRYQKAAKGGAAATPEVTQQPNYVYSCDPYTLAYYGYPYNALIGPNRDYFVKAGSIRGRGRGAAGNRAPGPRGSYLGGYSAGRGIYSRYHEGKGKQQEKGYELVPNLELPAVNTVAIKPGAVAIPAISAQYSMFQTAPPAKMMEDGKIHTVEHIINPIAVQQDPASAAAAAAAAAAAVIPAVSTPPPFQGRPITPVYTMAPNVQRIPAAGIYGTSYVPFAAPAAATATIATLQKNAAAAAAAAAYGGYAGYIPPAFPATTIQVPIHDVYQTY, from the exons GTTTTATCAGGCTGTGAATGAGTTTGACACCATGACTGCTGAGGACTCTACTGCAAGGATGAGCAACGATTCCTCCAATGTGGCTACCACAAAAGTCCCTGAAGGTGTTGCTGGTGCACCCAAtgaggcagctctgctggccctCATGGCACGCACTGGATATAGCATGATCCAGGAGAACGGGCAACGCAAGTATGGTGGTCCTCCTCCTGGCTGGGAAGGCCTGCACCCTCCTCGTGGCTGTGAAGTCTTTGTGGGCAAAATCCCCCGTGACGTCTATGAAGATGAGCTTGTCCCTGTGTTCGAGTCTGTGGGCCGCATCTACGAAATGCGCCTGATGATGGACTTTGATGGGAAAAACCGTGGCTACGCCTTTGTGATGTACACACAGAAGCACGAGGCGAAGCGTGCCGTCAGGGAGCTGAACAACTATGAAATCCGTCCCGGCAGGCTGCTGGGTGTGTGCTGTAGTGTGGATAACTGCCGGCTCTTCATCGGAGGCATTCCCAAGatgaagaagagagaggagatcCTGGAAGAGATTGCCAAGGTGACGGAAGGCGTGCTGGATGTCATTGTGTATGCCAGCGCTGCAGACAAGATGAAGAACAGAGGTTTTGCCTTTGTGGAGTATGAGAGCCATAGAGCAGCAGCAATGGCCAGGAGGAAACTCATGCCGGGAAGGATCCAGTTGTGGGGCCACCAGATTGCTGTTGACTGGGCAGAACCAGAGATAGATGTTGATGAAGATGTCATGGAGACTGTTAAAATCCTCTATGTGAGGAATTTAATGATTGAGACCACAGAGGACACTATTAAAAAGGTCTTTGGGCAGTTTAACCCTGGCTGTGTAGAGCGGGTGAAAAAAATACGTGATTACGCCTTTGTGCACTTTGCAACCAGGGATGATGCCATTCATGCCATGAACAACCTTAACGGTGTCGAACTGGAAGGCTCATGCCTGGAGGTTACCTTGGCCAAGCCAGTAGACAAGGAGCAATACACTCGCtaccagaaagcagcaaaaggaggGGCCGCAGCGACGCCTGAAGTAACTCAGCAACCTAATTATGTTTACTCTTGTGATCCGTACACACTAGCATATTATGGATATCCATACAATGCCTTGATTGGGCCCAACAGAGATTACTTTGTGAAAG CAGGCAGCATACGAGGCAGAGGGCGAGGTGCAGCTGGCAACAGAGCCCCGGGCCCCAGGGGCTCCTACCTGGGGGGATACTCCGCTGGCCGTGGCATCTACAGCAGGTACCATGAAggcaaaggaaagcagcaagagaaaggaTACGAGCTGGTACCCAACTTGGAGTTACCTGCGGTCAATACAGTGGCCATTAAGCCTGGTGCAG TGGCCATCCCTGCCATCAGTGCCCAGTACTCCATGTTTCAGACCGCTCCACCAGCCAAGATGATGGAAGACGGCAAAATCCACACTGTTGAGCACATCATCAACCCTATAGCTGTTCAGCAGGACCCAGCTAGCGCAGCAGCTGccgcagcagctgcagctgcagctgtaatACCGGCTGTCTCAACACCTCCCCCCTTCCAG GGCCGCCCCATCACGCCGGTGTACACCATGGCTCCCAATGTGCAGCGGATCCCCGCCGCTGGGATTTATGGGACAAGTTACGTGCCATTCGCAGCACCcgctgcagcaacagcaacgATAGCCACGCTACAGAAGAACGCggctgctgccgctgccgctgctgccTATGGGGGATATGCTGGCTACATCCCCCCGGCGTTCCCAGCCACGACCATTCAGGTCCCTATCCATGATGTCTACCAGACGTACTGA
- the RBM47 gene encoding RNA-binding protein 47 isoform X5, with the protein MTAEDSTARMSNDSSNVATTKVPEGVAGAPNEAALLALMARTGYSMIQENGQRKYGGPPPGWEGLHPPRGCEVFVGKIPRDVYEDELVPVFESVGRIYEMRLMMDFDGKNRGYAFVMYTQKHEAKRAVRELNNYEIRPGRLLGVCCSVDNCRLFIGGIPKMKKREEILEEIAKVTEGVLDVIVYASAADKMKNRGFAFVEYESHRAAAMARRKLMPGRIQLWGHQIAVDWAEPEIDVDEDVMETVKILYVRNLMIETTEDTIKKVFGQFNPGCVERVKKIRDYAFVHFATRDDAIHAMNNLNGVELEGSCLEVTLAKPVDKEQYTRYQKAAKGGAAATPEVTQQPNYVYSCDPYTLAYYGYPYNALIGPNRDYFVKAGSIRGRGRGAAGNRAPGPRGSYLGGYSAGRGIYSRYHEGKGKQQEKGYELVPNLELPAVNTVAIKPGAVAIPAISAQYSMFQTAPPAKMMEDGKIHTVEHIINPIAVQQDPASAAAAAAAAAAAVIPAVSTPPPFQGRPITPVYTMAPNVQRIPAAGIYGTSYVPFAAPAAATATIATLQKNAAAAAAAAAYGGYAGYIPPAFPATTIQVPIHDVYQTY; encoded by the exons ATGACTGCTGAGGACTCTACTGCAAGGATGAGCAACGATTCCTCCAATGTGGCTACCACAAAAGTCCCTGAAGGTGTTGCTGGTGCACCCAAtgaggcagctctgctggccctCATGGCACGCACTGGATATAGCATGATCCAGGAGAACGGGCAACGCAAGTATGGTGGTCCTCCTCCTGGCTGGGAAGGCCTGCACCCTCCTCGTGGCTGTGAAGTCTTTGTGGGCAAAATCCCCCGTGACGTCTATGAAGATGAGCTTGTCCCTGTGTTCGAGTCTGTGGGCCGCATCTACGAAATGCGCCTGATGATGGACTTTGATGGGAAAAACCGTGGCTACGCCTTTGTGATGTACACACAGAAGCACGAGGCGAAGCGTGCCGTCAGGGAGCTGAACAACTATGAAATCCGTCCCGGCAGGCTGCTGGGTGTGTGCTGTAGTGTGGATAACTGCCGGCTCTTCATCGGAGGCATTCCCAAGatgaagaagagagaggagatcCTGGAAGAGATTGCCAAGGTGACGGAAGGCGTGCTGGATGTCATTGTGTATGCCAGCGCTGCAGACAAGATGAAGAACAGAGGTTTTGCCTTTGTGGAGTATGAGAGCCATAGAGCAGCAGCAATGGCCAGGAGGAAACTCATGCCGGGAAGGATCCAGTTGTGGGGCCACCAGATTGCTGTTGACTGGGCAGAACCAGAGATAGATGTTGATGAAGATGTCATGGAGACTGTTAAAATCCTCTATGTGAGGAATTTAATGATTGAGACCACAGAGGACACTATTAAAAAGGTCTTTGGGCAGTTTAACCCTGGCTGTGTAGAGCGGGTGAAAAAAATACGTGATTACGCCTTTGTGCACTTTGCAACCAGGGATGATGCCATTCATGCCATGAACAACCTTAACGGTGTCGAACTGGAAGGCTCATGCCTGGAGGTTACCTTGGCCAAGCCAGTAGACAAGGAGCAATACACTCGCtaccagaaagcagcaaaaggaggGGCCGCAGCGACGCCTGAAGTAACTCAGCAACCTAATTATGTTTACTCTTGTGATCCGTACACACTAGCATATTATGGATATCCATACAATGCCTTGATTGGGCCCAACAGAGATTACTTTGTGAAAG CAGGCAGCATACGAGGCAGAGGGCGAGGTGCAGCTGGCAACAGAGCCCCGGGCCCCAGGGGCTCCTACCTGGGGGGATACTCCGCTGGCCGTGGCATCTACAGCAGGTACCATGAAggcaaaggaaagcagcaagagaaaggaTACGAGCTGGTACCCAACTTGGAGTTACCTGCGGTCAATACAGTGGCCATTAAGCCTGGTGCAG TGGCCATCCCTGCCATCAGTGCCCAGTACTCCATGTTTCAGACCGCTCCACCAGCCAAGATGATGGAAGACGGCAAAATCCACACTGTTGAGCACATCATCAACCCTATAGCTGTTCAGCAGGACCCAGCTAGCGCAGCAGCTGccgcagcagctgcagctgcagctgtaatACCGGCTGTCTCAACACCTCCCCCCTTCCAG GGCCGCCCCATCACGCCGGTGTACACCATGGCTCCCAATGTGCAGCGGATCCCCGCCGCTGGGATTTATGGGACAAGTTACGTGCCATTCGCAGCACCcgctgcagcaacagcaacgATAGCCACGCTACAGAAGAACGCggctgctgccgctgccgctgctgccTATGGGGGATATGCTGGCTACATCCCCCCGGCGTTCCCAGCCACGACCATTCAGGTCCCTATCCATGATGTCTACCAGACGTACTGA
- the RBM47 gene encoding RNA-binding protein 47 isoform X1 codes for MVLGAEVGSRFYQAVNEFDTMTAEDSTARMSNDSSNVATTKVPEGVAGAPNEAALLALMARTGYSMIQENGQRKYGGPPPGWEGLHPPRGCEVFVGKIPRDVYEDELVPVFESVGRIYEMRLMMDFDGKNRGYAFVMYTQKHEAKRAVRELNNYEIRPGRLLGVCCSVDNCRLFIGGIPKMKKREEILEEIAKVTEGVLDVIVYASAADKMKNRGFAFVEYESHRAAAMARRKLMPGRIQLWGHQIAVDWAEPEIDVDEDVMETVKILYVRNLMIETTEDTIKKVFGQFNPGCVERVKKIRDYAFVHFATRDDAIHAMNNLNGVELEGSCLEVTLAKPVDKEQYTRYQKAAKGGAAATPEVTQQPNYVYSCDPYTLAYYGYPYNALIGPNRDYFVKAGSIRGRGRGAAGNRAPGPRGSYLGGYSAGRGIYSRYHEGKGKQQEKGYELVPNLELPAVNTVAIKPGAVAIPAISAQYSMFQTAPPAKMMEDGKIHTVEHIINPIAVQQDPASAAAAAAAAAAAVIPAVSTPPPFQGRPITPVYTMAPNVQRIPAAGIYGTSYVPFAAPAAATATIATLQKNAAAAAAAAAYGGYAGYIPPAFPATTIQVPIHDVYQTY; via the exons GTTTTATCAGGCTGTGAATGAGTTTGACACCATGACTGCTGAGGACTCTACTGCAAGGATGAGCAACGATTCCTCCAATGTGGCTACCACAAAAGTCCCTGAAGGTGTTGCTGGTGCACCCAAtgaggcagctctgctggccctCATGGCACGCACTGGATATAGCATGATCCAGGAGAACGGGCAACGCAAGTATGGTGGTCCTCCTCCTGGCTGGGAAGGCCTGCACCCTCCTCGTGGCTGTGAAGTCTTTGTGGGCAAAATCCCCCGTGACGTCTATGAAGATGAGCTTGTCCCTGTGTTCGAGTCTGTGGGCCGCATCTACGAAATGCGCCTGATGATGGACTTTGATGGGAAAAACCGTGGCTACGCCTTTGTGATGTACACACAGAAGCACGAGGCGAAGCGTGCCGTCAGGGAGCTGAACAACTATGAAATCCGTCCCGGCAGGCTGCTGGGTGTGTGCTGTAGTGTGGATAACTGCCGGCTCTTCATCGGAGGCATTCCCAAGatgaagaagagagaggagatcCTGGAAGAGATTGCCAAGGTGACGGAAGGCGTGCTGGATGTCATTGTGTATGCCAGCGCTGCAGACAAGATGAAGAACAGAGGTTTTGCCTTTGTGGAGTATGAGAGCCATAGAGCAGCAGCAATGGCCAGGAGGAAACTCATGCCGGGAAGGATCCAGTTGTGGGGCCACCAGATTGCTGTTGACTGGGCAGAACCAGAGATAGATGTTGATGAAGATGTCATGGAGACTGTTAAAATCCTCTATGTGAGGAATTTAATGATTGAGACCACAGAGGACACTATTAAAAAGGTCTTTGGGCAGTTTAACCCTGGCTGTGTAGAGCGGGTGAAAAAAATACGTGATTACGCCTTTGTGCACTTTGCAACCAGGGATGATGCCATTCATGCCATGAACAACCTTAACGGTGTCGAACTGGAAGGCTCATGCCTGGAGGTTACCTTGGCCAAGCCAGTAGACAAGGAGCAATACACTCGCtaccagaaagcagcaaaaggaggGGCCGCAGCGACGCCTGAAGTAACTCAGCAACCTAATTATGTTTACTCTTGTGATCCGTACACACTAGCATATTATGGATATCCATACAATGCCTTGATTGGGCCCAACAGAGATTACTTTGTGAAAG CAGGCAGCATACGAGGCAGAGGGCGAGGTGCAGCTGGCAACAGAGCCCCGGGCCCCAGGGGCTCCTACCTGGGGGGATACTCCGCTGGCCGTGGCATCTACAGCAGGTACCATGAAggcaaaggaaagcagcaagagaaaggaTACGAGCTGGTACCCAACTTGGAGTTACCTGCGGTCAATACAGTGGCCATTAAGCCTGGTGCAG TGGCCATCCCTGCCATCAGTGCCCAGTACTCCATGTTTCAGACCGCTCCACCAGCCAAGATGATGGAAGACGGCAAAATCCACACTGTTGAGCACATCATCAACCCTATAGCTGTTCAGCAGGACCCAGCTAGCGCAGCAGCTGccgcagcagctgcagctgcagctgtaatACCGGCTGTCTCAACACCTCCCCCCTTCCAG GGCCGCCCCATCACGCCGGTGTACACCATGGCTCCCAATGTGCAGCGGATCCCCGCCGCTGGGATTTATGGGACAAGTTACGTGCCATTCGCAGCACCcgctgcagcaacagcaacgATAGCCACGCTACAGAAGAACGCggctgctgccgctgccgctgctgccTATGGGGGATATGCTGGCTACATCCCCCCGGCGTTCCCAGCCACGACCATTCAGGTCCCTATCCATGATGTCTACCAGACGTACTGA
- the RBM47 gene encoding RNA-binding protein 47 isoform X6, with translation MVLGAEVGSRFYQAVNEFDTMTAEDSTARMSNDSSNVATTKVPEGVAGAPNEAALLALMARTGYSMIQENGQRKYGGPPPGWEGLHPPRGCEVFVGKIPRDVYEDELVPVFESVGRIYEMRLMMDFDGKNRGYAFVMYTQKHEAKRAVRELNNYEIRPGRLLGVCCSVDNCRLFIGGIPKMKKREEILEEIAKVTEGVLDVIVYASAADKMKNRGFAFVEYESHRAAAMARRKLMPGRIQLWGHQIAVDWAEPEIDVDEDVMETVKILYVRNLMIETTEDTIKKVFGQFNPGCVERVKKIRDYAFVHFATRDDAIHAMNNLNGVELEGSCLEVTLAKPVDKEQYTRYQKAAKGGAAATPEVTQQPNYVYSCDPYTLAYYGYPYNALIGPNRDYFVKVAIPAISAQYSMFQTAPPAKMMEDGKIHTVEHIINPIAVQQDPASAAAAAAAAAAAVIPAVSTPPPFQGRPITPVYTMAPNVQRIPAAGIYGTSYVPFAAPAAATATIATLQKNAAAAAAAAAYGGYAGYIPPAFPATTIQVPIHDVYQTY, from the exons GTTTTATCAGGCTGTGAATGAGTTTGACACCATGACTGCTGAGGACTCTACTGCAAGGATGAGCAACGATTCCTCCAATGTGGCTACCACAAAAGTCCCTGAAGGTGTTGCTGGTGCACCCAAtgaggcagctctgctggccctCATGGCACGCACTGGATATAGCATGATCCAGGAGAACGGGCAACGCAAGTATGGTGGTCCTCCTCCTGGCTGGGAAGGCCTGCACCCTCCTCGTGGCTGTGAAGTCTTTGTGGGCAAAATCCCCCGTGACGTCTATGAAGATGAGCTTGTCCCTGTGTTCGAGTCTGTGGGCCGCATCTACGAAATGCGCCTGATGATGGACTTTGATGGGAAAAACCGTGGCTACGCCTTTGTGATGTACACACAGAAGCACGAGGCGAAGCGTGCCGTCAGGGAGCTGAACAACTATGAAATCCGTCCCGGCAGGCTGCTGGGTGTGTGCTGTAGTGTGGATAACTGCCGGCTCTTCATCGGAGGCATTCCCAAGatgaagaagagagaggagatcCTGGAAGAGATTGCCAAGGTGACGGAAGGCGTGCTGGATGTCATTGTGTATGCCAGCGCTGCAGACAAGATGAAGAACAGAGGTTTTGCCTTTGTGGAGTATGAGAGCCATAGAGCAGCAGCAATGGCCAGGAGGAAACTCATGCCGGGAAGGATCCAGTTGTGGGGCCACCAGATTGCTGTTGACTGGGCAGAACCAGAGATAGATGTTGATGAAGATGTCATGGAGACTGTTAAAATCCTCTATGTGAGGAATTTAATGATTGAGACCACAGAGGACACTATTAAAAAGGTCTTTGGGCAGTTTAACCCTGGCTGTGTAGAGCGGGTGAAAAAAATACGTGATTACGCCTTTGTGCACTTTGCAACCAGGGATGATGCCATTCATGCCATGAACAACCTTAACGGTGTCGAACTGGAAGGCTCATGCCTGGAGGTTACCTTGGCCAAGCCAGTAGACAAGGAGCAATACACTCGCtaccagaaagcagcaaaaggaggGGCCGCAGCGACGCCTGAAGTAACTCAGCAACCTAATTATGTTTACTCTTGTGATCCGTACACACTAGCATATTATGGATATCCATACAATGCCTTGATTGGGCCCAACAGAGATTACTTTGTGAAAG TGGCCATCCCTGCCATCAGTGCCCAGTACTCCATGTTTCAGACCGCTCCACCAGCCAAGATGATGGAAGACGGCAAAATCCACACTGTTGAGCACATCATCAACCCTATAGCTGTTCAGCAGGACCCAGCTAGCGCAGCAGCTGccgcagcagctgcagctgcagctgtaatACCGGCTGTCTCAACACCTCCCCCCTTCCAG GGCCGCCCCATCACGCCGGTGTACACCATGGCTCCCAATGTGCAGCGGATCCCCGCCGCTGGGATTTATGGGACAAGTTACGTGCCATTCGCAGCACCcgctgcagcaacagcaacgATAGCCACGCTACAGAAGAACGCggctgctgccgctgccgctgctgccTATGGGGGATATGCTGGCTACATCCCCCCGGCGTTCCCAGCCACGACCATTCAGGTCCCTATCCATGATGTCTACCAGACGTACTGA
- the RBM47 gene encoding RNA-binding protein 47 isoform X3 has product MKYPAKGKRFYQAVNEFDTMTAEDSTARMSNDSSNVATTKVPEGVAGAPNEAALLALMARTGYSMIQENGQRKYGGPPPGWEGLHPPRGCEVFVGKIPRDVYEDELVPVFESVGRIYEMRLMMDFDGKNRGYAFVMYTQKHEAKRAVRELNNYEIRPGRLLGVCCSVDNCRLFIGGIPKMKKREEILEEIAKVTEGVLDVIVYASAADKMKNRGFAFVEYESHRAAAMARRKLMPGRIQLWGHQIAVDWAEPEIDVDEDVMETVKILYVRNLMIETTEDTIKKVFGQFNPGCVERVKKIRDYAFVHFATRDDAIHAMNNLNGVELEGSCLEVTLAKPVDKEQYTRYQKAAKGGAAATPEVTQQPNYVYSCDPYTLAYYGYPYNALIGPNRDYFVKAGSIRGRGRGAAGNRAPGPRGSYLGGYSAGRGIYSRYHEGKGKQQEKGYELVPNLELPAVNTVAIKPGAVAIPAISAQYSMFQTAPPAKMMEDGKIHTVEHIINPIAVQQDPASAAAAAAAAAAAVIPAVSTPPPFQGRPITPVYTMAPNVQRIPAAGIYGTSYVPFAAPAAATATIATLQKNAAAAAAAAAYGGYAGYIPPAFPATTIQVPIHDVYQTY; this is encoded by the exons GTTTTATCAGGCTGTGAATGAGTTTGACACCATGACTGCTGAGGACTCTACTGCAAGGATGAGCAACGATTCCTCCAATGTGGCTACCACAAAAGTCCCTGAAGGTGTTGCTGGTGCACCCAAtgaggcagctctgctggccctCATGGCACGCACTGGATATAGCATGATCCAGGAGAACGGGCAACGCAAGTATGGTGGTCCTCCTCCTGGCTGGGAAGGCCTGCACCCTCCTCGTGGCTGTGAAGTCTTTGTGGGCAAAATCCCCCGTGACGTCTATGAAGATGAGCTTGTCCCTGTGTTCGAGTCTGTGGGCCGCATCTACGAAATGCGCCTGATGATGGACTTTGATGGGAAAAACCGTGGCTACGCCTTTGTGATGTACACACAGAAGCACGAGGCGAAGCGTGCCGTCAGGGAGCTGAACAACTATGAAATCCGTCCCGGCAGGCTGCTGGGTGTGTGCTGTAGTGTGGATAACTGCCGGCTCTTCATCGGAGGCATTCCCAAGatgaagaagagagaggagatcCTGGAAGAGATTGCCAAGGTGACGGAAGGCGTGCTGGATGTCATTGTGTATGCCAGCGCTGCAGACAAGATGAAGAACAGAGGTTTTGCCTTTGTGGAGTATGAGAGCCATAGAGCAGCAGCAATGGCCAGGAGGAAACTCATGCCGGGAAGGATCCAGTTGTGGGGCCACCAGATTGCTGTTGACTGGGCAGAACCAGAGATAGATGTTGATGAAGATGTCATGGAGACTGTTAAAATCCTCTATGTGAGGAATTTAATGATTGAGACCACAGAGGACACTATTAAAAAGGTCTTTGGGCAGTTTAACCCTGGCTGTGTAGAGCGGGTGAAAAAAATACGTGATTACGCCTTTGTGCACTTTGCAACCAGGGATGATGCCATTCATGCCATGAACAACCTTAACGGTGTCGAACTGGAAGGCTCATGCCTGGAGGTTACCTTGGCCAAGCCAGTAGACAAGGAGCAATACACTCGCtaccagaaagcagcaaaaggaggGGCCGCAGCGACGCCTGAAGTAACTCAGCAACCTAATTATGTTTACTCTTGTGATCCGTACACACTAGCATATTATGGATATCCATACAATGCCTTGATTGGGCCCAACAGAGATTACTTTGTGAAAG CAGGCAGCATACGAGGCAGAGGGCGAGGTGCAGCTGGCAACAGAGCCCCGGGCCCCAGGGGCTCCTACCTGGGGGGATACTCCGCTGGCCGTGGCATCTACAGCAGGTACCATGAAggcaaaggaaagcagcaagagaaaggaTACGAGCTGGTACCCAACTTGGAGTTACCTGCGGTCAATACAGTGGCCATTAAGCCTGGTGCAG TGGCCATCCCTGCCATCAGTGCCCAGTACTCCATGTTTCAGACCGCTCCACCAGCCAAGATGATGGAAGACGGCAAAATCCACACTGTTGAGCACATCATCAACCCTATAGCTGTTCAGCAGGACCCAGCTAGCGCAGCAGCTGccgcagcagctgcagctgcagctgtaatACCGGCTGTCTCAACACCTCCCCCCTTCCAG GGCCGCCCCATCACGCCGGTGTACACCATGGCTCCCAATGTGCAGCGGATCCCCGCCGCTGGGATTTATGGGACAAGTTACGTGCCATTCGCAGCACCcgctgcagcaacagcaacgATAGCCACGCTACAGAAGAACGCggctgctgccgctgccgctgctgccTATGGGGGATATGCTGGCTACATCCCCCCGGCGTTCCCAGCCACGACCATTCAGGTCCCTATCCATGATGTCTACCAGACGTACTGA